The Oncorhynchus tshawytscha isolate Ot180627B linkage group LG20, Otsh_v2.0, whole genome shotgun sequence genome has a window encoding:
- the LOC112220104 gene encoding surfeit locus protein 1 isoform X2 → MTLLPRLPLFKQSEGKCINFGRLSSSTAASAAKGEDSFLKWLLLLIPVTTFGLGTWQVKRREWKIKLIAELRSLTAVEPIPLPIDPLELNNLEYRRVKVRGHYDHSQEMYILPRSPVDPEKEAREAGQLSSSGDTGANVVTPFYCSDLGITILVNRGYVPRKKIKPETRMKGQVDDEVDLVGVVRLTEIRKPFVPQNDVERNRWHYRDLETMARVTGAEQIFIDADLASTIPGGPIGGQTRVTLRNEHMQYIMTWYGLCAATSYMWYAKFIKRIV, encoded by the exons ATGACTCTATTGCCACGACTGCCTCTCTTCAAACAATCAGAAG GCAAGTGTATCAACTTTGGTCGACTGTCAAGCTCCACAGCTGCCAGTGCAGCGAAGGGAGAGGACTCCTTCCTCAAATGGCTCCTGCTTCTGATCCCTGTCACCACATTTGGTCTTGGGACATGGCAG GTGAAACGTCGGGAATGGAAAATTAAGTTAATTGCAGAACTGAGAAGTCTTACCGCCGTTGAACCCATTCCTCTTCCTATTGA TCCTCTGGAGTTGAACAATCTGGAGTACAGGAGAGTAAAGGTGCGTGGGCACTATGACCACTCCCAGGAGATGTACATCTTACCACGCTCACCTGTCGACCCGGAGAAAGAGGCAAGGGAGGCAGGCCAGCTGTCATCCAGTGGAGATACTGGAGCCAATGTCGTTACCCCGTTCTACTGCAGTGACCTAgg GATCACAATCCTTGTAAACAGAGGATATGTTCCTAGGAAGAAGATCAAACCAGAAACCAGGATGAAGGGACAG GTGGATGACGAGGTTGACCTGGTAGGTGTGGTGAGGCTGACAGAGATCCGCAAACCCTTTGTGCCACAAAACGACGTGGAGCGCAACCGCTGGCACTACCGCGACCTGGAGACAATGGCTAGAGTCACAGGGGCTGAGCAGATCTTCATCGATGCTGACCTGG CCAGCACAATTCCGGGTGGACCTATAGGAGGACAGACCCGAGTCACCCTAAGGAATGAACATATGCAGTACATTATGACGTG gtATGGCCTCTGTGCAGCAACCTCTTACATGTGGTATGCCAAGTTCATCAAAAGGATTGTGTAA
- the LOC112220104 gene encoding surfeit locus protein 1 isoform X1: MGSLTVMFACSAKTLKMIKNNSHAICFKMTLLPRLPLFKQSEGKCINFGRLSSSTAASAAKGEDSFLKWLLLLIPVTTFGLGTWQVKRREWKIKLIAELRSLTAVEPIPLPIDPLELNNLEYRRVKVRGHYDHSQEMYILPRSPVDPEKEAREAGQLSSSGDTGANVVTPFYCSDLGITILVNRGYVPRKKIKPETRMKGQVDDEVDLVGVVRLTEIRKPFVPQNDVERNRWHYRDLETMARVTGAEQIFIDADLASTIPGGPIGGQTRVTLRNEHMQYIMTWYGLCAATSYMWYAKFIKRIV; encoded by the exons ATGGGCAGTTTAACAGTTATGTTCGCGTGTTCTGCTAAGACCTTGAAGATGATCAAAAATAAC TCCCATGCAATTTGTTTCAAGATGACTCTATTGCCACGACTGCCTCTCTTCAAACAATCAGAAG GCAAGTGTATCAACTTTGGTCGACTGTCAAGCTCCACAGCTGCCAGTGCAGCGAAGGGAGAGGACTCCTTCCTCAAATGGCTCCTGCTTCTGATCCCTGTCACCACATTTGGTCTTGGGACATGGCAG GTGAAACGTCGGGAATGGAAAATTAAGTTAATTGCAGAACTGAGAAGTCTTACCGCCGTTGAACCCATTCCTCTTCCTATTGA TCCTCTGGAGTTGAACAATCTGGAGTACAGGAGAGTAAAGGTGCGTGGGCACTATGACCACTCCCAGGAGATGTACATCTTACCACGCTCACCTGTCGACCCGGAGAAAGAGGCAAGGGAGGCAGGCCAGCTGTCATCCAGTGGAGATACTGGAGCCAATGTCGTTACCCCGTTCTACTGCAGTGACCTAgg GATCACAATCCTTGTAAACAGAGGATATGTTCCTAGGAAGAAGATCAAACCAGAAACCAGGATGAAGGGACAG GTGGATGACGAGGTTGACCTGGTAGGTGTGGTGAGGCTGACAGAGATCCGCAAACCCTTTGTGCCACAAAACGACGTGGAGCGCAACCGCTGGCACTACCGCGACCTGGAGACAATGGCTAGAGTCACAGGGGCTGAGCAGATCTTCATCGATGCTGACCTGG CCAGCACAATTCCGGGTGGACCTATAGGAGGACAGACCCGAGTCACCCTAAGGAATGAACATATGCAGTACATTATGACGTG gtATGGCCTCTGTGCAGCAACCTCTTACATGTGGTATGCCAAGTTCATCAAAAGGATTGTGTAA
- the surf6 gene encoding surfeit locus protein 6 produces MSSLASKDSYLQKLASKVCAQQQEPRNRPYVPFQGGRVAGPPKKRNKTNHKQISVNSNVAKHQKLPLKPNKKLAITPAQRAPGVVEQKISKATVPNGVVVETKQKPKGGKPGTKFSTVDILRQRLHEKIEESRGQGTPKDPSSEEVQKKREKRKQERERKKRKRKEFLIKKLAEKAGLEYEPEIKREEAPPPTAPAAGKRDETAIVFNKVELGDGGFLDKEQKKKEKKNRIKGGLTPLVGKNYKQLLGRVEARKTKLEELREKDEGKAKVQEEKMKWTNVLYKAEGLKIKDDENLLRASLKRKEKMRSQRKKKWTERSETVVEKMQRRQDKRRRNIQKNNKGKVEKKKDRARKRGRVLPEDLKKAQV; encoded by the exons ATGTCAAGTCTTGCTTCAAAGGACTCATACCTTCAGAAATTGGCGAGTAAAGTATGTGCTCAACAGCAAGAACCAAGGAATAGGCCATATG TCCCTTTTCAAGGTGGACGTGTGGCTGGCCCTCCAAAGAAGAGGAACAAAACCAATCACAAACAGATAAGTGTAAACAGCAACGTAGCGAAACACCAGAAGTTACCTTTGAAGCCTAACAAGAAGCTTGCCATCACCCCAGCACAGAGAGCACCTGGTGTAGTAGAACAGAAGATCTCAAAAGCTACAGTTCCAAATGGGGTGGTGGTTGAGACTAAACAGAAGCCCAAAG GTGGAAAGCCGGGTACTAAATTCTCCACGGTAGATATTCTACGGCAGAGACTTCATGAGAAGATTGAGGAGTCTCGTGGGCAG GGAACCCCTAAGGACCCATCCTCTGAGGAGGTGCAGAAGAAGCGAGagaagagaaagcaggagagggagcgcaaGAAGAGGAAGCGTAAAGAGTTCCTCATTAAGAAGCTCGCTGAGAAAGCTGGCTTAGAGTATGAGCCTGAGATAAAAAGGGAAGAGGCCCCTCCTCCCACCGCACCAGCTGCGGGCAAGCGGGACGAGACAGCCATCGTCTTCAACAAGGTGGAGCTGGGCGATGGTGGGTTCTTGGACAAAGagcagaagaagaaggagaagaagaaccgGATAAAAGGCGGCCTGACACCGCTGGTGGGCAAGAACTACAAGCAGTTGCTGGGGCGCGTGGAGGCTCGCAAGACTAAGCTGGAGGAGCTGCGGGAGAAGGATGAGGGCAAGGCCAAGGTGCAGGAGGAGAAGATGAAGTGGACCAATGTGCTGTACAAGGCAGAGGGTCTGAAGATCAAGGATGACGAGAACCTGCTGAGGGCCTCGCTCAAGAGGAAAGAGAAGATGCGCTCGCAGCGGAAGAAGAAGTGGACGGAGCGCAGCGAGACGGTGGTGGAGAAGATGCAAAGGCGACAGGACAAGAGACGCAGGAACATCCAAAAGAACAACAAGGGCAAAGTGGAGAAGAAAAAGGACCGGGCCAGGAAGAGGGGCCGCGTGCTGCCTGAAGACCTGAAGAAGGCTCAGGTGTAG